One genomic segment of Vulcanisaeta thermophila includes these proteins:
- a CDS encoding COG1361 S-layer family protein encodes MDPISLSIIVLAHWLLNQPVVPGEDSYLVFTVFNPTQAYYFNMTITINSSLIKPVYYVNSTSNYCEIPVVPPEGNSSCVVYVEVDPSASLGIYTVPITVNYTEVNVTVTERPMIGYESISVPVTTLVTTTLQNGVPVVTGVKTETFTISIPTVLGATPSVSTSKSSVSVSTNVMVPVLGYVGFSAMAFFGTPNDVVQPLPGNYLPLTIYVTNYGNTPVTNVTVTLESLPDGMYAVNNTAHLPGLLPGEPTPVTFYVYVPNYIPQGNYTLVLGIDYFGGVDTVVDAPLIVSQRPTVYVQSVATNPPEVFEGYSMAELVLSIINVGSGVAYNASLYVTSSAGNISLVSMPIILGAIPTGQPIQLTVPISAPGVAGNYSVYITVDFDGGSSSRVYTLYVRPKADIIVTGVTYPQPPSLSLNDLWALFSSITNPGLSPGASKVPITITLENVGDVEAQNVVVHMSTSQVIQPHVSSNNPLSALTASEVFIGDLKPGQPINVTFLVDVDSNAPPGTYPLVLTLVWNQTGSLYPLTESITTYVTIKPAPNVLLLIVVVLIIVVIVIGAVAAIRRRRMGGNNTVVRNAHSPAPGRLVDYTVGYYTCEGDGECYEVELV; translated from the coding sequence TTAAGCCCGTTTACTATGTGAACTCCACGTCGAATTATTGTGAAATTCCCGTGGTTCCCCCTGAGGGTAATAGTTCCTGTGTTGTGTATGTGGAGGTGGATCCCAGCGCCTCTTTGGGTATTTACACGGTTCCCATTACCGTTAATTACACCGAGGTTAATGTTACGGTTACTGAGAGGCCCATGATTGGTTATGAGAGTATCTCTGTCCCGGTGACCACGTTGGTGACCACCACCCTTCAGAATGGTGTCCCCGTGGTGACTGGTGTTAAGACTGAGACATTCACCATATCCATACCCACGGTGCTTGGTGCCACGCCTTCCGTGTCCACTAGTAAGTCCAGTGTGAGTGTTAGTACTAATGTGATGGTGCCCGTGCTTGGTTATGTGGGCTTTAGTGCCATGGCGTTTTTTGGGACTCCCAATGATGTGGTTCAGCCCCTACCTGGTAATTACCTGCCCCTGACCATTTACGTTACCAACTATGGTAATACCCCGGTGACTAATGTTACGGTGACCCTGGAGTCCCTACCCGATGGTATGTATGCGGTTAATAATACGGCTCACCTGCCCGGTTTACTGCCTGGTGAGCCCACGCCTGTTACGTTTTATGTCTACGTGCCCAATTACATACCCCAGGGTAATTACACGTTGGTCCTGGGCATTGATTACTTTGGTGGTGTTGATACCGTGGTTGATGCGCCGTTGATCGTGTCCCAGAGGCCCACGGTTTATGTGCAGTCCGTGGCCACGAACCCGCCTGAGGTTTTTGAGGGGTATTCCATGGCTGAGTTGGTTTTGAGTATTATTAATGTGGGTAGTGGTGTGGCTTATAATGCGAGTTTATACGTGACGAGTAGCGCGGGTAATATATCCCTTGTGAGTATGCCCATAATACTTGGTGCAATACCCACTGGACAGCCCATTCAGTTGACGGTTCCTATAAGCGCGCCTGGGGTTGCGGGTAATTACAGTGTTTACATAACCGTGGATTTCGATGGTGGGTCCTCCAGTAGGGTTTATACCCTTTATGTTAGGCCTAAGGCTGACATAATAGTCACGGGCGTGACTTACCCACAACCACCAAGCCTTAGCCTAAATGACCTCTGGGCGCTCTTTAGCAGTATCACGAACCCCGGCCTATCACCTGGTGCCTCTAAGGTTCCCATTACAATAACCCTTGAGAATGTTGGTGATGTGGAGGCTCAGAATGTGGTTGTTCACATGTCCACTAGCCAGGTTATCCAGCCGCACGTGTCCTCTAACAATCCATTGTCTGCCTTGACGGCGTCCGAGGTGTTCATTGGTGATTTGAAGCCTGGGCAGCCTATCAATGTTACCTTCCTCGTGGATGTGGATTCCAACGCGCCTCCAGGTACGTATCCGCTGGTTCTGACACTGGTTTGGAACCAAACTGGTTCCCTGTACCCGCTCACGGAGTCCATAACCACCTACGTGACTATTAAGCCTGCACCCAATGTCCTGTTGTTGATAGTGGTGGTTTTGATAATAGTGGTCATTGTGATAGGGGCTGTGGCCGCCATTAGGAGGCGTAGGATGGGCGGTAACAATACCGTGGTTAGGAACGCCCACTCGCCCGCGCCTGGTAGGCTTGTGGATTACACAGTGGGTTACTACACGTGTGAGGGTGATGGTGAGTGCTACGAGGTGGAGCTGGTCTAG